Sequence from the Actinocatenispora sera genome:
TCGATCCCGGCGTCGCGGAACCGCACCGCGGCCGCGCGCAGCGCGGCGTCGGTCATTTCGGTCAGGGCCGCGCCGCGCTGCTCGATCTCCGGCAGCAGCCGCCGCACCCAACCCAGGTCGACCGTCGCACCGGGCCGTTCCAGGAACCTGCGGGCCCGGGACCGCACGGCATCGAACACACCGATGACAGCTCACCACCTAGCGCATCGCGTACTCCAGGAGCTGGCGTTCGTGGTCGATCAGCCGCAGGTCGCGCATCGGCCGGCGCAGGTGACCCTTGTGCACGATCCGGACGAAGGCCGGCTCGCCGGCCGCCGCCATCCGCCGGATGCCCTCCACGTGGTCGACGATGCGCTTGCGGATCACCCGGACCAGGCGGTGCCGGTCGCGCTCGGTCAGCCCGTACGCGTCGGCGAACATCCGCAGCCGGCGCGGCCGGTTCGGCCGCTTCCACCCCAGCTGGTAGGAGTCACGGTCGCTGAACAGCGGCACCCAGGTCCACGCCGCGTACGCCACGTCGTAGATGCGGGAGCCGGGGCTGGACAGGTCGAAGTCGATCAGCGCCAGGGTGCCGTCGGGCCGCCACACCACGTTGTGCGGTGCGGCGTCGTGATGGCAGATCACCTCGGTGTCCGGCGGCGGCGGGCCGAACGAGCGCCACACCGCGTTCGCCGGCGGCCGGAAGCCACGCTGCGCGTCGTGGAACATCCGCAGCATCTGGGCCACCGTCACCAACGCCTCGTCGGTGGCCCAGTGCTCGGCGATCGGGTACTCCCCGCACTCGCCGTCCAGGTACGACAGGACTTCCCGGCCCTGCTCGTCGATGCCCAGCGCCCGCGGCGCGCCGGTGAACCCTACCGCCTCCAGGTGGCGCAGCAGGGCGTGCACGGCCGGCGTCCAGGGACCGGCATTGCGACGGACGGTGTCACCGACACGAACCACCGTGCTGGTGTTTCCACCGTGCAGCTGGACCTCACGTTGCGTCACCAACCACCTCGGGTCGACGTCAACTCGTCCCGGCCGGCTCGCCGAGCAACGCGTCGACGAACTGCCGCGGATCGAACGGCGCCATGTCGTCCGGGCCCTCGCCCAGACCGACCAGCTTGACCGGGATGCCCAGCTTACGCTGGACGGAGATCACGATGCCCCCCTTGGCGGTGCCGTCGAGTTTCGTCAGCACCACCCCGGACACGTTGACCACCTGGGTGAACACCTCCGCCTGGGCGAGCCCGTTCTGGCCGGTGGTGGCGTCCAGCACCAGCAGCGCCTCGTCGACCGGGCCGTGCCGTTCGACCACGCGCTTCACCTTGCCCAGCTCGTCCATCAGGCCGACCTTGTTCTGCAGCCGACCGGCGGTGTCGATCAGGACCGTGTCGACCTTGGTCTCGATACCCCGCTGGACCGAGTCGTACGCCACCGAGGCCGGGTCGCGCCCCTCCGGCGCCCGGACCGTCTCCGCACCGACCCGCTCGCCCCAGGTGGCGAGCTGGTCCACCGCGGCGGCCCGGAACGTGTCGGCCGCGCCGAGCAGCACGCTGCGCCCGTCGGCGACCAGCACCCGGGCGATCTTGCCGCAGGTGGTGGTCTTGCCGGAGCCGTTGACGCCGACCACCAGCATCACCGCCGGACGGTCATCGTGCGGCGCGGTGTGCAGCGACCGGTCCAGGGTGGGGTCCAGCGCGGTGACCAGCTCCTCGGCAAGCAGCGAGCGCAGTTCACCGGCGGACCGGGTGCCCAGCACCTTGGTCCGCTCCCGCAGCCGCTCCACGATCTGCGTGGTCGCCTCCACCCCCACATCCGCGGTGAGCAGGGAGTCCTCGATCTCCTCCCAGGTGTCGGCGTCCAGT
This genomic interval carries:
- the ftsY gene encoding signal recognition particle-docking protein FtsY, with protein sequence MEYVLIAVGVVVILALIGVFGLVLPHNRRTRRENAEPAEQADRPAGGTTTATAPSAERGAAQPQAPPSAGPAEDTAAPTVEEPSAEEAVAPPAIETPEPTAGRLARLRGRLAKSQNLLGRGLLALLSSDKLDADTWEEIEDSLLTADVGVEATTQIVERLRERTKVLGTRSAGELRSLLAEELVTALDPTLDRSLHTAPHDDRPAVMLVVGVNGSGKTTTCGKIARVLVADGRSVLLGAADTFRAAAVDQLATWGERVGAETVRAPEGRDPASVAYDSVQRGIETKVDTVLIDTAGRLQNKVGLMDELGKVKRVVERHGPVDEALLVLDATTGQNGLAQAEVFTQVVNVSGVVLTKLDGTAKGGIVISVQRKLGIPVKLVGLGEGPDDMAPFDPRQFVDALLGEPAGTS
- a CDS encoding phosphotransferase enzyme family protein, which encodes MVTQREVQLHGGNTSTVVRVGDTVRRNAGPWTPAVHALLRHLEAVGFTGAPRALGIDEQGREVLSYLDGECGEYPIAEHWATDEALVTVAQMLRMFHDAQRGFRPPANAVWRSFGPPPPDTEVICHHDAAPHNVVWRPDGTLALIDFDLSSPGSRIYDVAYAAWTWVPLFSDRDSYQLGWKRPNRPRRLRMFADAYGLTERDRHRLVRVIRKRIVDHVEGIRRMAAAGEPAFVRIVHKGHLRRPMRDLRLIDHERQLLEYAMR